A genomic stretch from Tenrec ecaudatus isolate mTenEca1 chromosome X, mTenEca1.hap1, whole genome shotgun sequence includes:
- the LOC142433763 gene encoding RNA polymerase II elongation factor ELL2-like: MLDDRVPRQDKDLQTTQAVHQYQLRRSTHLPGVSTQVQGVEGLSDFPPNLLRTSMNPANNEVPNENESSRQGRVAPLQATLLGSPATPLPCWGSAGTKITVGSKMKKTIQAEGKSYDVLKKMIKAPVWQKVAIRGAGRAISESVHGSTELASSPCTTPTSPITDSVYRQPYIDRVIHLLALKDYRISELSVRLQKDGIHKKDKGTIGKVLEQVAVLNPHNFTYSLKDYLFKQVRRDWPGYNESDRQLLASVLARKAPATKSLQSSRDSNTGGIPRKKGRFPSAVVDSLRGKKGKISHLTMVAQPPSNTRLNKGKMSHLTTVTQPPSNTRLNKGKVSHLTTVAQSPSNAPLSKSKISHLTMVAQPPANPRLNKGKTSHLTTVVQSPSNARLNKARREPAATSVKSPAATAEPLCAPLSSSHRAASSCSRRGTPEGARTQDPEDDHVCQDSSTAEHLQDESNTTKYPMLLEKTHPTFPLNKMRKRAFTENQANSQTCTVTMEIQETDAPSHESYVEPNPSEDDRELYPIPQDGASTSEVPDYLTKYITIVSSEQRELYVEDFTAEFEDCHALRDTLLTLSSPFFDLKAKKMQSSPGTKEYEDINEEILREYQKLKQNNPNFCVQKKRFYYLYNKLAHIKRLVSDFDQSK; this comes from the coding sequence ATGCTGGACGACAGAGTGCCGAGACAAGATAAGGACCTACAGACCACTCAAGCAGTTCACCAGTACCAGCTCCGCAGGAGTACACATCTTCCTGGAGTTTCCACTCAAGTCCaaggagttgaaggactttctgaTTTCCCTCCAAACTTGTTACGCACCTCAATGAATCCGGCTAACAACGAGGTGCCCAACGAGAATGAAAGCAGCCGTCAAGGCAGAGTGGCCCCTCTCCAGGCAACACTCCTTGGCAGTCCTGCCACACCGCTGCCTTGCTGGGGCTCGGCTGGAACGAAAATCACCGTGGGTagcaaaatgaagaaaacaatacaGGCAGAGGGAAAATCCTATGATGTATTGAAGAAAATGATAAAAGCACCTGTATGGCAGAAAGTAGCAATTCGGGGAGCAGGTCGAGCTATTTCAGAATCAGTGCATGGGAGCACAGAATTGGCTTCGTCTCCATGTACTACCCCCACATCACCGATTACCGACAGTGTCTACAGGCAGCCCTACATTGACAGAGTCATTCATTTGCTGGCATTAAAGGATTACAGAATCTCGGAATTGTCTGTTCGACTGCAGAAGGACGGAATTCACAAGAAAGACAAAGGCACCATTGGAAAAGTTCTGGAGCAGGTAGCCGTTCTGAATCCGCACAATTTTACTTATAGCTTAAAAGACTATTTATTCAAACAGGTGCGACGAGACTGGCCTGGGTACAATGAATCAGACAGGCAGTTACTGGCGTCGGTGCTTGCCAGAAAAGCTCCTGCCACCAAGTCTCTGCAATCTTCCAGAGATTCTAATACAGGTGGCATTCCCCGCAAGAAAGGGCGTTTCCCTTCAGCTGTCGTTGATTCCTTGAGAGGGAAAAAAGGTAAAATATCTCACCTGACGATGGTAGCGCAGCCACCCTCAAATACTCGATTGAATAAAGGTAAAATGTCTCACCTGACGACGGTCACACAGCCACCCTCAAATACTCGCTTGAATAAAGGTAAAGTATCTCACCTGACGACGGTAGCACAGTCACCTTCAAATGCTCCATTGAGTAAAAGTAAAATATCTCACCTGACGATGGTTGCGCAGCCACCCGCAAATCCTCGACTGAATAAAGGTAAAACATCTCATCTGACGACGGTAGTGCAGTCCCCCTCAAATGCCCGATTGAACAAGGCCAGGAGGGAACCTGCTGCAACTTCTGTAAAATCTCCTGCAGCGACAGCAGAGCCCCTTTGTGCACCTCTGTCCTCATCCCACCGTGCTGCTTCCAGTTGTTCCCGGCGTGGCACTCCAGAAGGTGCCAGGACCCAGGATCCAGAAGATGACCATGTCTGTCAAGATAGCAGCACCGCTGAACACCTGCAGGATGAGTCTAATACCACGAAATATCCAATGCTCTTAGAGAAAACACATCCAACATTCCCTTTGAACAAGATGCGCAAACGTGCATTTACAGAAAACCAAGCCAACAGCCAAACATGCACAGTGACAATGGAGATACAGGAGACAGATGCTCCAAGCCATGAAAGTTATGTAGAGCCAAACCCCAGTGAAGACGATAGAGAGCTTTACCCTATACCTCAAGACGGCGCTTCGACATCTGAGGTCCCAGATTATTTGACCAAGTACATCACCATCGTTTCTTCTGAGCAGCGGGAGCTCTACGTAGAGGATTTTACTGCAGAGTTTGAGGACTGCCACGCCCTTCGTGACACTCTGCTGACTTTATCCTCGCCCTTTTTTGACCTCAAGGCAAAAAAGATGCAATCTTCTCCAGGCACAAAGGAATATGAGGATATCAATGAGGAAATCTTACGAGAATATCAGAAGCTGAAGCAGAATAATCCCAATTTTTGCGTGCAAAAAAAGAGATTTTATTATCTTTATAATAAGCTGGCTCACATTAAAAGATTAGTAAGTGATTTTGACCAAAGCAAATAG